A single Pseudoalteromonas rubra DNA region contains:
- a CDS encoding isoamylase early set domain-containing protein gives MLTKRFFKTKNEAEVTFEITHPEAIKVELVAEFNDWQPLTMKFNKKDKRFKLKHRLPTGQEYHFRYLINGEHWDNDDQADGYVPNGFGTQNSVVDTHKLA, from the coding sequence ATGTTAACTAAGCGTTTTTTCAAAACAAAAAACGAAGCAGAAGTCACGTTTGAAATCACTCATCCTGAAGCAATCAAGGTGGAACTCGTTGCAGAGTTTAACGATTGGCAGCCTTTAACGATGAAATTTAATAAAAAAGACAAACGATTTAAGCTAAAACACCGCTTACCAACAGGGCAAGAGTATCATTTCAGGTATTTGATCAATGGCGAGCATTGGGACAACGATGACCAGGCAGACGGCTATGTGCCTAATGGCTTTGGTACGCAAAACAGCGTCGTAGATACTCACAAGCTGGCTTAA